In one Brassica oleracea var. oleracea cultivar TO1000 chromosome C9, BOL, whole genome shotgun sequence genomic region, the following are encoded:
- the LOC106312869 gene encoding peroxidase 32: MEFPHLSLVKSIREFSSEKKMHSSSLSSLSTWTTLITVGCLMLHTSFSSAQVLTPTFYDNTCRNVFTIVRGIIVNELRSDPRIAASLLRLHFHDCFVNGCDASILLDNTTSFRTEKDAAPNANSARGFPVVDRMKAAVEAACPRTVSCADILTIAAQQSVELAGGPSWRVPLGRRDSLQAFFDLSNNNLPAPFFTLPQLKASFSNVGLNLPSDLVALSGGHTFGKNQCQFIMDRLYNFTNTGLPDPTLNTTYLQTLRGLCPRNGNQSVLVDFDLRTPTVFDNKYYVNLKEHKGLIQTDQELFSSPNATDTIPLVREYADGTQKFFNAFIKAMDRMGNITPLTGSQGQIRQNCRVVNSNSLLHDVVEIVDFVSSM, translated from the exons ATGGAATTTCCTCATCTTTCTCTAGTAAAATCAATCAGAGAATTTTCTTCGGAGAAAAAAATGCATTCCTCTTCTCTGTCTTCGTTGTCAACTTGGACAACCCTTATAACAGTGGGATGCCTTATGCTCCATACATCTTTCTCTAGTGCTCAAGTACTAACTCCTACTTTCTACGACAATACATGCCGTAACGTGTTTACCATCGTCCGGGGAATCATTGTCAACGAGCTAAGATCGGATCCTCGTATTGCCGCGAGCCTCCTTCGTCTTCACTTCCACGACTGCTTCGTTAAT GGTTGCGATGCATCGATCTTGTTAGACAACACAACATCGTTTCGAACGGAAAAAGATGCTGCGCCAAATGCAAACTCGGCTCGAGGATTTCCAGTGGTTGACAGAATGAAAGCAGCAGTGGAGGCAGCTTGCCCGAGGACTGTTTCATGTGCAGATATTCTAACTATCGCAGCTCAACAATCAGTCGAGTTG GCAGGAGGTCCTTCATGGAGGGTTCCTTTGGGGAGACGAGATAGCTTACAAGCTTTCTTTGATCTTTCTAATAACAATCTTCCTGCTCCATTCTTCACGCTTCCACAACTTAAAGCCAGTTTCAGCAATGTGGGGCTTAACCTTCCGTCTGATCTCGTTGCTCTCTCCG GGGGTCACACTTTTGGTAAAAACCAATGCCAGTTTATTATGGACAGGCTATACAACTTCACCAACACTGGTTTACCCGACCCTACCCTCAACACTACTTATCTCCAGACGCTTCGTGGACTATGCCCTCGTAATGGTAACCAGAGCGTTCTAGTCGATTTCGATCTCCGTACACCGACAGTTTTCGACAACAAATATTATGTGAATCTGAAAGAGCACAAAGGACTTATCCAGACCGATCAAGAGCTGTTCTCAAGCCCCAATGCCACTGATACTATCCCCTTGGTGAGAGAATACGCTGATGGTACACAAAAGTTCTTCAATGCGTTTATAAAGGCGATGGATAGAATGGGAAACATTACGCCTCTCACAGGGTCTCAAGGACAGATCAGACAAAACTGTAGGGTGGTGAACTCCAACTCTTTGCTCCATGATGTTGTTGAAATCGTCGACTTTGTCAGCTCTATGTAA
- the LOC106314225 gene encoding glutathione S-transferase T3-like, with protein sequence MDSRNPYSQSASYLGLLHSQQPSVVHENFPFESFHSRTVNLGASELPPFSSQQTDPPTQPEVTPVERRERKKWTPADDEVLISAWLNTSKDAVVANDQNARTFWKRVGEYYASTRHATKGEKREHIHCKQRWHKINELTNKFCAAFVSAKRQQASGQNDTDVLKLAHQIFYADHNTKFTLEHAWCVLRFEQKWLSLNTPKPSGSLKRKTGETGSQASSCEVGDHETRPEGAKAAKARRSSSKVRDLDEVKTIWEFKKEDLEMKEKVSKLAILDTLLAKQQSLSEAEEVVKNKLLALYF encoded by the coding sequence ATGGATTCAAGGAATCCATATAGCCAGTCCGCTAGCTATCTAGGCCTTCTTCACAGTCAACAACCAAGTGTTGTCCATGAAAACTTTCCTTTTGAAAGTTTTCATTCTCGTACTGTTAACCTTGGAGCATCTGAACTCCCTCCTTTCAGTTCACAACAAACTGACCCTCCAACTCAACCTGAAGTCACACCTGTAGAGCGTAGGGAGAGAAAGAAATGGACCCCGGCTGATGACGAGGTTTTAATCAGTGCGTGGCTAAACACATCTAAGGATGCTGTTGTTGCAAATGATCAAAATGCACGGACCTTTTGGAAAAGAGTTGGAGAATATTATGCATCAACTCGTCATGCTACAAAGGGTGAGAAGAGGGAGCATATCCATTGTAAGCAAAGGTGGCACAAAATAAATGAGCTCACCAACAAGTTCTGTGCCGCATTTGTTTCTGCAAAAAGACAACAAGCCAGTGGCCAGAATGACACTGATGTTCTGAAGCTTGCTCACCAGATCTTCTACGCTGATCATAACACCAAGTTTACTCTTGAACATGCATGGTGTGTGTTGAGGTTTGAGCAGAAATGGCTTAGCCTTAACACACCTAAACCCAGTGGCAGTTTAAAGAGAAAAACGGGTGAGACAGGTTCCCAAGCGTCAAGCTGTGAAGTTGGTGATCATGAGACCCGGCCTGAAGGTGCTAAGGCTGCAAAGGCAAGAAGGAGTAGCTCTAAAGTGAGGGATCTTGATGAGGTTAAGACCATTTGGGAATTCAAGAAGGAGGATTTGGAGATGAAGGAGAAAGTGTCAAAGCTGGCAATACTTGACACTCTCCTTGCTAAACAACAATCATTAAGTGAGGCTGAAGAAGTAGTTAAGAATAAGTTGCTTGCCTTGTATTTCTGA
- the LOC106318855 gene encoding vacuolar-sorting receptor 3-like, whose product MTKQFLCFLLLLSIPFLCESRFVVEKNSLSVTSPDSIKGAHDCAIGNFGIPQYGGSMAGTVVYPKENQKSCKEFSDFSISFKSQPGALPTFLLVDRGDCFFALKVWNAQKAGASAVLVADNVDEPLITMDTPEEDAASAKYIENITIPSALVTKGFGEKLKKAIGGGDMVNLNLDWREAVPHPDARVEYELWTNSNDECGVKCDMLMEFVKDFKGAAQILEKGGYTQFRPHYITWYCPHAFTLSRQCKSQCINKGRYCAPDPEQDFSSGYDGKDVVVENLRQLCVFKVANETGKPWVWWDYVTDFQIRCPMKEKKYNKECADSVIKSLGIDSRKLDKCMGDPNADSDNPVLKEEQDAQVGKGSRGDVTILPTLVVNNRQYRGKLEKGAVLKALCSGFEETTEPAICLSTEVESNECLDNNGGCWQDKSANITACKDTFRGRVCECPRVDGVQFKGDGYSHCEPSGPGRCTINNGGCWHEERDGHAFSACVDKDSVKCECPPGFKGDGFKKCEDINECKEKKACQCPECSCKNTWGSYDCSCSGDLLYMRDHDTCISKTGSQVRSAWAAVWLIMLSLGLAAGGAYLVYKYRLRQYMDSEIRAIMAQYMPLDSQPEVPNHVNDERA is encoded by the exons ATGACGAAGCAGTTCCTTTGTTTCCTTCTCCTTCTCTCCATACCCTTCCTTTGCGAATCTCGATTCGTCGTCGAGAAGAACAGCTTATCAGTGACGTCACCGGACAGCATAAAGGGGGCCCACGACTGCGCAATCGGCAACTTCGGCATCCCTCAGTACGGCGGAAGCATGGCCGGCACCGTCGTTTATCCAAAGGAGAATCAGAAATCGTGCAAAGAGTTCAGCGATTTCTCAATCTCCTTCAAGTCACAGCCCGGCGCCCTCCCTACCTTCCTATTAGTCGATCGCGGAG ATTGTTTCTTCGCGTTGAAGGTCTGGAACGCGCAGAAAGCAGGCGCCTCCGCCGTCCTAGTGGCGGACAATGTCGATGAGCCTTTGATCACTATGGACACCCCTGAAGAGGACGCTGCGTCAGCTAAGTACATTGAGAACATCACCATCCCTTCAGCCCTCGTCACCAAAGGCTTTGGCGAGAAGCTGAAGAAGGCCATCGGCGGAGGGGACATGGTCAACTTGAACCTTGACTGGAGGGAAGCCGTCCCTCACCCCGACGCGCGCGTGGAGTACGAGCTCTGGACCAATAGCAACGACGAGTGCGGGGTTAAGTGCGACATGCTGATGGAGTTTGTTAAGGATTTCAAGGGCGCAGCGCAGATTCTTGAGAAGGGAGGTTACACGCAGTTTAGGCCGCATTATATTACTTGGTATTGTCCTCACGCGTTTACGCTGAGTAGGCAGTGTAAGTCTCAGTGTATTAACAAGGGGAGGTACTGTGCTCCTGATCCGGAGCAGGACTTTAGCTCCGGGTATGATGGGAAAGATGTTGTAGTGGAGAACTTGAGGCAGCTTTGTGTTTTTAAGGTGGCGAATGAGACTGGGAAGCCCTGGGTGTGGTGGGATTATGTTACTGATTTTCAGATTAGATGCCCCATGAAGGAGAAGAAGTATAACAAAGAATGTGCTGATTCTGTTATCAAATCTCTTG GAATTGATAGCAGAAAACTTGACAAGTGTATGGGAGACCCTAATGCTGATTCGGACAATCCAGTTCTAAAGGAAGAACAAGATGCACAG GTTGGCAAGGGGTCAAGGGGCGATGTTACCATATTGCCTACATTGGTTGTCAACAACAGACAGTACCGAG GAAAGTTGGAGAAGGGTGCAGTACTCAAGGCTCTGTGTTCTGGTTTTGAGGAGACTACTGAACCAGCTATATGCCTTAGTACAG AGGTGGAGTCAAACGAGTGCTTAGATAACAATGGTGGATGCTGGCAAGATAAATCAGCCAACATAACTGCTTGCAAG GATACCTTCCGTGGAAGAGTATGTGAGTGTCCTCGAGTTGATGGTGTGCAATTCAAAGGGGATGGATACAGCCATTGTGAAC CAAGCGGGCCAGGGAGATGCACGATCAACAATGGAGGATGTTGGCATGAAGAGAGAGATGGACATGCGTTCTCTGCTTGTGTG GACAAGGACAGTGTTAAGTGCGAGTGTCCTCCGGGATTCAAAGGAGACGGTTTTAAGAAGTGTGAAG ACATCAATGAGTGCAAAGAGAAGAAAGCCTGTCAGTGCCCGGAATGTAGCTGCAAGAATACTTGGGGAAGCTATGATTGCTCTTGCAGCGGGGACCTTCTCTACATGAGAGACCATGACACTTGCATCA GCAAGACAGGATCACAAGTGAGATCAGCGTGGGCGGCCGTTTGGCTTATAATGTTATCATTGGGACTTGCAGCCGGTGGGGCGTACCTCGTTTACAAATATAGATTAAGG CAATACATGGACTCAGAGATAAGAGCAATAATGGCACAGTACATGCCATTGGACAGCCAACCCGAGGTTCCAAACCACGTGAATGATGAACGTGCCTGA
- the LOC106313567 gene encoding adenylyl-sulfate kinase 1, chloroplastic: MIAAGAKSMLGLSIASPKGVSDSNSRSVGVLRACVSMEGSQTMSHNKNGSIPELKAVNGHTGQKQGPLSTVGNSTNIKWHECPVEKVDRQRLLDQKGCVIWVTGLSGSGKSTLACALNQKLYQKGKLCYVLDGDNVRHGLNRDLSFKAEDRAENIRRVGEVAKLFADAGIICIASLISPYRIDRDACRTLLPEGDFVEVYMDVSLEVCEARDPKGLYKLARAGKIKGFTGIDDPYEPPLNCEISLGQEGTGTSPIEMAETVVAYLEHKGYLNA; the protein is encoded by the exons ATGATTGCTGCCGGAGCTAAATCGATGCTGGGTCTTTCAATTGCATCGCCCAAAGGAGTTTCCGACAGCAATTCGAGATCTGTCGGTGTTCTTCGTGCCTGCGTTTCCATGGAAGGATCCCAAACGATGAGCCATAACAAAAACGGATCTATTCCTGAGCTTAAAGCTGTTAACGGCCACACAG GACAAAAACAAGGACCGTTGTCTACGGTCGGAAACTCGACGAACATAAAGTGGCATGAGTGTCCTGTCGAGAAAGTTGATAGACAGAGGTTGCTTGACCAGAAAGGATGTGTGATTTGGGTCACTGGTCTTAGTGGTTCAGGGAAGAGCACTTTGGCTTGTGCTTTGAACCAGAAGTTGTACCAAAAGGGAAAGCTTTGTTATGTTCTTGACGGTGATAACGTAAGGCATGGTTTAAACCGTGATCTCAGCTTTAAAGCGGAAGATCGTGCCGAGAACATTCGTAGAGTCG GAGAGGTTGCTAAGCTTTTCGCTGACGCTGGGATCATCTGCATTGCCAGTTTAATTTCTCCTTACAGAATAGACAGGGACGCTTGTCGGACTTTGCTTCCTGAAGGAGACTTTGTTGAG GTGTACATGGATGTATCGCTTGAGGTTTGTGAGGCTAGGGATCCAAAGGGTCTCTACAAGCTGGCTCGTGCAGGAAAGATCAAAGGTTTCACCGGGATTGATGATCCTTATGAGCCACCATTGAATTGCGAG ATTTCTCTAGGTCAAGAAGGAACAGGAACTTCACCGATCGAAATGGCGGAAACAGTCGTTGCATACTTAGAACACAAGGGTTACCTTAATGCATAA